The genomic DNA TGCCATCCAACACCACCCACAAGGGGGGTCTCCCGCCCTCCGCGGCCGACTCGATCAGGTCCGAGAGGTCCGCGTAGTCGAAGCCGCGCAGCTCGGCGACCACGCCCTGGTGCACGCCGCCATCCGCCAGACTCGCCAGGCGCTCGCGAGGCACCCGTTCCACTCGGACTCCCGCTTCCCGGGCGCGGCTGAAGATCTCCGCCGCTGCCTTCGCGGCGAGTTGTCCCTCCGTCACGAAGAGCCTCTCCACCCGCTCCGCGTGTGCCCGGAGCGACTCCATGACCGGGTTCACCCCGTACACGTAGCGCTGCTCGGCACGCTCGCGCTCTCCTCCACGCTCACTCCCCTTCGACGGACGCTGGCGTACCACGGGCTAGAGAACCTCCACCGGAACGGAGAGCGTCTTCTGCTGCCGGGCACACAACTGCTCCGAGCAGATGAAGAACGTGAGCTTCGCCTCCACCAGCCCCTTCCCCGCGGCGTCGGCCTTGAATGGCACCTCGAAGCGGGGATCCACGAAGGCCTGGCCCTCGGCCTTCTTCGCCACCGAGTCCTTCAGGGCCAGCTTCTGCTGAGGCAGTTCCACTCCCGAGCCCTTGAGCTCCAGCTTCAACGGCGCCTCGTCGGAGACATGCGCGCCCGGCTTGCTCTTGATGGACAGCACGAACACACCCGAGCCCCCCGCCTTCACTTGAGTGGAGGAGCCCGCGGTACTCAGCTCGTAGAGCGTGGCCGGATCCACCTGTCCCTCGGCATGGACCGGCGAGCAGGCAAGCGCCAGCAGCGCGGCGGCCAAGGAAGGGATGTGTCGGATGTGGGGCATGGCGCTTTTCCTCCGAGATGCGGAACCGCCCCTATATCACCGCACCTCCCACCCCTGGCGACTCTTTGCGGTTCAGGTCCGGACCCTGGACGTCCGCTTGCGCCGGGACGAAGCCACCGGACCCGGCTCGGGACTTCCGATCTCAGCCGTCCCCGCCGCCAGTTTCTCGGCCCGCTCGATGATGATGTCGGCGAGATCCAACCCCGTAGCCGCCTCCATCTCCGGAAGCGCCGGGGAACTGTTGACCTCGAACACCTTGGGGTGCCCCTCCTGCACGTCGAGCAGGTCCACCGCCGCTACCTCCAACCCCACCAGCGAGGCCGTCTTCTCCGCCGCCGTCCGCTGGGAGGCGGTCAACTCCAGCTTCTCCAACCGGGCCCCGCGATTGAGGGTGTAGGAGAGGCGGCCCACCCTCGGCCGGCGACGCACCGCCGCCACCGCCTTGCCTCCCACCACCAGGACCCGGACGTCCTGCCCCGAGTGCTTCACGTACTGCTGGACGATCAGGTTGTGCCCCAGGCCCAGAATGGCCTCGAGCGCCGCTTCCAGGGACTGGAGGCTCTCGCACACCATCACCCCCCTCTTCTCCTGGCCCTGCAGCAGTTTCACCAGGACCGGCACGCCTCCAACCAGCCCCACCATGGCCTTGAGGTCCGCCGCGTCCCTCGCCATCACCGTCGCCGGGATGCCGATGCCATGCGCCGAGAGCAGTTGCAGCGAGCGCATCTTGTTGCGCGACTCGGCGATGGCCCTCGCCGTGTTCAACAACGGAATCCCGCTCATGGCGAACTGATTCACCACCGCCAGACCGTAGTTGTTGACGGACTGCGCGATGCGCGGAATGACCACGTCGCAGGGCGCGAGCTTCCGGCGTCGGTAGTAGAGGTGGGCCTTGCGTCCGTCCAGGTGCATCTCCACCCGGACTGGATTGAGCACCCTCACCTGATGCCCTCTCGCGCGCGCGGCCTCGACCAGACGCTTGGTGGACGAAATGGAGGCGGAGCGCGAGAGGATGGTGATCTTCATGGGTGGCCCGGGGGCCGGGCGCAGACATAGCCCCACCCCCGAACCACGTAAAGCCGCGCCGGGCGTTTAGCGCCGCTGAATGGCCCGAACCTCGATGTTCACCGGGTTCGCCGGCGTGGACGCCTTGATGCGCTCACACGTCGTGCCGTTGAAGACGATGCCCGTGTCCGTCAGGTTCCAGGTGTTCGTCCCCGGCGAGAGGCGCTCCTTGTTGAGGAAGACCACCACCAGTTCCTCCGAGTTGGGCTGCTGGGTGGGATCGAAGCTCAGCACGCAGGGCTCGTCCACCACCACCTTCTCGGTGATCTCCTTGAGGGCATTCACCAACTCCGTCTTGTTCGCCGCCTGGTAGAACCGACGCGTGCACAGGCCCGTCGCGGCCTCACACGTGTCCCCCGCGCCACATTCCGCGTTCGACTTGCACGAGCGCGCGAAGCCACCCGCCTCGGCCATGCCGTTGAGCGTCGCCACGCCCCGACGTCCCGACTCGCTGCTGGAATTGAAGTCCGCGCCAAACCCGATGACGATCGTCTGGATATTCTTGGCCTTCAGATCTCGCACCGCGCGCACCGACGCATTCGTGTCCAGGCAGCCGATGTCCTGAGCGAAGTCGCAGGACGTCAGCGTGCAGAAGCAACCCGGGTCCGGGTAGGGCGTCTCGAATTGCGCGTTGCAGTTGGGCAGACCATCCGTGAGCAACAGCACGAAGCTGGAGCGATTCTGCGACTGCAGCTCGGGCCGCGAGCCCACGTAATTCAGACTCACGCTCGTGGGCGTACCGCCCACCGGGACCTGCTCTCCCGTGGTCGAGGAGTTCTTGATGGCCAGCAATCGGCTCTTCACCAACCCCGCGTTGGCGGTCAGCGTGGCCGGGTCCTCCAGTTCCTCCGCGGGCAGCGGAACGCTGAGCGAGGTCGAGGCACCGCACGAGTCTCCCTCACTCTCGTCCGGATAGGTCGTGAGCCCAATGCGCGCGAGGGTACCACTGCTGTCCAGGAAGTCCTTCATCGCGTCCTGCAACTCGCTCCACCGCGTGGGGCAGAGCGTCGTGTTGCAGGGGTTCACCTCGCTTCCACAGATCTCGGCTCCCTGCTTGCACCCCGGCCTGCTGGGGTCCACCGGCGCCGTCATGGAGCCGGACGTGTCCACCAGCAGCATCAGGTTCGGCTTGCTCGCCCGGGCCGTGATGACCCGCGTCTCGGTCGTCTGCGAGATGGCGAGCGGATCCACCGGCTCGAAGTCGTAGGTCTGACAACCCGAGGCGATCACACCCCCCAGGGTGCCCATCGCCATCAGGCTCAGCAGGGTCAGCTTGGCGCGCATAAGATGAATTCGCTCCTCTTAAAGAAGGGGCACGAGCACTCCTCGCGCCCACACAGGGTCCGGCCCTGAAATCGGTCCGAGGATAGCCTCCTCCACCTTCGCACGGCCAGCGTCAACGCACCGCCTCCCTAAAGAGCGAGAGTGCGTGCGCCGTCCGTCAGTCGCCACAACGACGCGAGCCCCATCACCTCGTCCAGCGGACCCTTCAACTCCTCCGATGCGTATCCACAGATTCTTACCGTGGTGTCGCACGCCACCAGACGCGCACCCAATTCCCGCGCTTCCGCCAGCATCCGCGCCGGCAGCGGCACTCCGAGTTCGAGCGCCCTCGCGCTTTCCGCCAACTCCCGCTCGCCGCGCGGCTCCCCAAACCGGCCCTCCACCAGCGCGCGAAGCGCCTCGAAGGCGAAGACGAAATACACCTCGTCGCCCATCGCCACCGCGGTGATGCCCATCGTGGCGGCCTGGAAGGCGGGCTCGTACGTGGCGTGCTGCAGGAAGAAGAAAACGCGTCCAGCCATGGACTCGGCACCATACCCGCCACTTCAACAATCCGCTCGCAGCGAAAGCGCTCCGGGTCCGTCGAATCCACCGCGCGCGCCAGCCTATAAACCCGGTTTCTCCCCCAAGTTCCCGTCCCGAGGCCGCCGCCCATGATCTCCTTCGCCCTCGCCGCATGGCTCCTCGTGGCGCCCGCGGCCGCCGCCCCCGCGACTCCCGATTCCGCCACCGCGCCGGGCGCGTTGCATGGGCGTGTCCTGCGGATGCTCGACAGCTCCAAGACCCCTCCCAGGGAAGCCGATTGGGCGCCCCTGGGCCCCGAGGCGCTGGGGGAACTCCTCGCGCTCGCGAGGGATCCCCAGGCCCCCGAAGCCCAGAGAACCCGCGCCGTCGCCGCCCTCACCGTCGTGGCCCATCCCGAGGCCGCCCAGCACCTCGCCGAATTGCTGCGCACCCCCACCTTGCCCTCCTCGCTGCGCGCCACCGCCGTGCTCGCGCTCCAGCGCCGGGCGGGCCTCGGCGCCCTTCCCGTGCTCGCCCCCCTGCTGGAGGACGGGGACGCACTCGTTCGCTCCACCGCCGCCCGGGCGCTCGGGCGCATGGGGAGCGCGGAGGCACGCCGGGTCCTGGAGGATCGGCTCGCCTTGGAGGAGCACGCCGAGGTCCGGGAAGCGCTTCAACAGGGGTTGAGCGACGTCGAGCCCTGACGGACGCCGCCATGAGCCCCCTCGCATCCCCCGGGCGCTTCCATTAGATGGAGGGCCATGCGCCCCACCGTGCTCCTCTTCGACATCGACGGAACCCTCATCGACAACGCGGGCTCCGGCCGCCGGGCCATGGATCTCGCCTTCCACGCGCTCCACCAGCGCCGCGATGCCTGTGACTCGTTCAGCCTGTCCGGGATGACGGATCAGGCCATCGTCCGCAAGGCGCTCGAGATCATCGGCGTCCCGGCCACCCCCGAGGCCATCTCCACCGTCATCGACACTTACCTCCAGCACCTGGTGCAGGAGGTCCACCGCGTCACCGACACCCACTACCGCCTCCACGTCGGCATGCGCGAGGCCGTCGACGCCGCCCTGGCCCGTCCGGGGTTCGCCGTGGGGCTCGGAACCGGCAACGTCCGCGAGGGCGCTCGCATCAAGCTTGAGCGCGTGGGCATTCATGACCGGTTCTCGTTCGGGGGCTTCGGCTGCGACCACGAGAGCCGCGTCGAGCTCATCCGCCATGGCGCCCGCACCGGCGCCGCCCAGCTCGGGGTATCCGTCGAGGCCTGCCGGGTCGTCGTCATCGGAGACACCCCCAAGGACGTCGACGCCGCCAAGGGCATCGGCGCCGCGTGCATCGGCGTGGGCACGGGCCACTACACCCCCGAGCAACTCCTCGCCGCGGGCGCCGATCACGCCTTCGCCGATTTCACCCACCGCGAAGCGCTCGCCACCCTGCTCGGGGAGCACTGAGCCCCGGGACTTCCCGCCCCCTCCCAGGCCGCCGGGTGTGTTATCTCCGGCCGTCCCGCCCGGCCCCCGAGGAGCCCTCCGCCCATGTCGTTGTCCACCCTCGAAGCCTACGATCTCGTCCGTTTCGCCGAGGCCTTCGACTCGCGACTGGCCACCGCCGACGAGCTGCTCGCGAGCCGTCCGGGTCTGGAGCGCGAGAAGGAGTGGCTCTCCACCGCCCTCCAGCTGCTGCGCGCCGAGCGCGCTCCCGCCCAGTCCATCCTGGAAAAGGTCCGCGATCTGCCCGAGCTCGAGGAGGTGCGCGAGGAGTTCGCCTTCACCCTCCAGAACGCCTGGATCGACACCCTGGAGAAGGTCCACGCCGGCATCACCTTCTGCGCGAGCAGCCGCGCCCCCGTCATCGAAGCGCTCTTCCCCCACCTCAAGTTCCCCCAACTGCGCCGCGCCTCCCGCGACACCCTCCAGGAATTCGTCACGGGCTTCGAGCGCCGCCTGAAGTCCTCCTACGTCTCGCGCATCCTCGCCCGGGACGATTTCGCCTTCGTGCGCCCCGTGCTGGAGCAGGTCGCGGCCGCCTACGCGCAATGGCAAGCCTGCTTCGTCCCCGTGCAGCTCCCCCATGAGCAGGCCGCCCCCCTGCGCGCCGAACTCATCTCGCTCGGCAAGCGGTTGGACCTCGCCCTGCGCCAAGCCCGATGCCTCGCCGAGGCCTCGCTCGCCCCCCTGCCCGAGGCCTTCGAGAACTCCGGACTCGCCAGCAAGCCCCGCAAGCGCGCCGGACGCGGACTGCCGCTCGGAGAGACGATCGAGGCCCTTCCCGATGAGACCGGGGAAGTCCCGGCTGAATCGCTCGACGCCCCCCGGGAGACCCCCTCGGAAGAGCCCAGCGCGGCGGAACTGGCCGAGCTCGCGGCGCTCGCCGGGCCGCTCCCGGAGGAGACCGTCTCCACCGCGCCGTCCGTGGAGGAAGCGCCCGCCGTCGAACCCGAGCCCGAACCGGCTCCCGCGCCTATCGCAGCCGAGCCGCCCGCCGCCGAGCCGCCATCCGAGGCCAAACCCGTGAAGTCCGGGGGCAAGAGGGGCCGCAAGAAGGCCGAGGCCAAGTCTCCTTCTCCGGAGTCGACCTGAGCGCGGAGGCCCCAGGCCCCCGTTATTGAGGAACCGGCCATGGCCGACGTCGCCCTTCCCATCGATCCGCTCCTGCCGCAGCTCGTCACCACGCTGCGCGCCTCGTCCTCGCTCGTGCTGGAGGCCCCTCCGGGCGCCGGCAAGACGACTCGCGTGCCTCGCGCCCTGCTCGAGGCGGGCATCGGTCAGGGCAAGGAGATCGTCGTCCTGCAACCCCGGCGTCTGCCCACCCGGCTCGCGGCCAACCGCGTGTCCGAGGAGATCGGCGAGCGCGTGGGCGACACCGTCGGCTACCAGGTGCGCTTCGAGGACGTGCGCGGCCCCAAGACCCGGCTGTCCTTCGTCACCGAGGGCGTGCTCGGCCGCCGCCTGCTGTCCGACCCCACCCTGCGCGACGTCTCCGTGGTCGTCCTCGACGAGTTCCACGAGCGCCACCTGTCCGCGGACATCTCGCTCGCCCTGCTCCGCCGACTCCAGCAGGGCCCCCGCCCCGACCTGAAGATCGTGGTGATGTCCGCCACGCTCGAGGCCGCCCCCATCAGCGCCTACCTCGGCGGGTGCCCCACCCTGCGCTCCGAGGGCCGCCGCTTCGACGTGAGCGTCGAGTACCTGCCCACCCCCGACGAGCGCTACCTCGATGCCCAGGTGCTCTCCGGTATCAAGCGGCTGCATGCCAATGGCCTCGATGGCGACGTGCTCGTGTTCCTCCCTGGCGCGGGTGAAATCCGCCGGGCCCGGGACGCCTGCGCCGAGTTCGCCGAGCGCCATGACATCGAGCTCCTGCCGCTGCATGGCGACCTGAGTCCCGCCGAGCAGGATCGCGCCGTGCGCCGGAGTTCGCGCCGGAAGATCATCCTCTCCACCAACGTGGCGGAGACCTCCGTCACCATCGATGGCGTCGCCGCCGTCATCGACAGCGGACTCGCGCGGGTGGCCTCGCACTCCCCCTGGTCCGGACTGCCCATCCTCAAGCTCGCCAAGGTGAGCCGGGCCAGCGCCACCCAGCGCGCGGGCCGCGCCGGCCGTACCCGCTCCGGCCACTGTCTGCGCCTGTACACCCAGCACGACTTCGACGGCCGCCCCGAGCAGGATGCCCCGGAAATCCGCCGCATGGACCTGGCGGAGACGGTGCTCTCCCTGCGCGCCTCCGGCATCCGCGATCTGGGCGCCTTCCCCTTCTTCGAGCCCCCACCGGCCGCCTCACTCGAGGCCGCGGAGAACCTGCTGCGCCGCCTGGGCGCCGTGACTCCGGACGGTAAGGTGACGGACGTGGGCCAGCGGCTCCTGCGCTTTCCCCTCCACCCGCGACAGGCCCGGATCATCGTCGAGGGCGAACGGCGGGGCGTGGGCGCGGACGCGGCCCTGTTGGCCTCGCTCGTGGGCGAGCGCGACATCCGCCGGGAGGCACGCACCCAGATGTCGGGTCCCGGCCGGGCCGCCCATGTCGTCGCGGGGCCCTCGGACCTGCTGGAACTGCTCGAACGCTTCCGCCAGGCCGAGCGCGCCCAGTTCTCCTCCGGCCGCGTGCAGTCCCTGTCCCTGGAGCCCGGCGCCGTGCAGGCCGTGGACCGGGTGCAGCGCCAGCTGCGGCGCGCCGTGCGGGAACAGGCCTCGAAGCCCGCGACCCCCGAGGCCATGGAGCAGGCGCTGATGCTCAGCGTGCTCGCCGGCTATCCGGACCGGGTCGCCCGGCGCCGCAAGCCCCGCGCGCCCGACCTGCTGCTCTTCGGCGGCGGCACCGCGCAGCTGTCCGAGACCAGCGCCGTCCAGGAACCCGAGTTGATGGTCGCCGTGGACATCGAGGAGCGTCCGGGCCGGGGAGTCATCGTGCGGCTCGCCAGCGCCGTGGAGCCCGAATGGCTCCTGGATCTGTACCCCGACGCCCTGGAGGAGCTGGACACCTTGCAGTGGAACGCCGAGGCCCGGCGCGTCGAGCGCATCACCCGCCTGGCCTACGGCAACCTCGTCCTCGAGGAGACCCGGGCGCCCGCGCCTCCCTCGGAGGAGGCCGCGCGCGTCCTGGTGGAGCAGGCGCTCGCCGCCGGTCCCGGACGCTTCGCCGACCCCGAGGCCCTGCAGAACTGGCGCACCCGCGTGGCCCTGCTCGCGCAGTCCTTCCCCGAGGCGGGCTTTCCCACCGTGGACGAGCCGTTCATGCGCGACGCGCTCGCGTCCCTGTGCACCGGAGCCCGGAGCTTCGCGGACCTGGAAGGCGTGTCCCTGCTCGACGCGCTCCAGGCCCGGCTCACCAAGGAACAGGCCCGGCTGCTCGCCCAGCACACCCCGGAGAAGGTCTCCCTGCCCGGAGGGCGTCAGGCCAAGGTCAACTACGAGCCGGGCAAGCCGCCCTGGGTCGAATCCCGGCTCCAGGACTTCTTCGGCATGGTGCAAGGGCCCAGTGTGTGCGCCGGACGCGTCCCGCTCGTGCTGCATCTGCTCGCACCCAACATGCGCGCCGTCCAGGTGACCACGGACCTCGCCGGGTTCTGGGAGCGGCACTACCCCGCGCTGCGCAAGGAGCTGTGCCGCAAGTACCCCCGGCACAGCTGGCCCGAGGAGCCGCGCCACGCGCAGACGCCCGCCGAGCGCGGCCGGAGGATCTGACCCACCGCGGAATCAGAACCGCTTGCGCATCTCCAGGTGGTCGATGCCCGCTTCATCGAACACCTCGCCCACCGGCGCGTAGCCCATCTTCTTGTAGAACTCGAGCGCGTAGAGCTGCGAGTGCAGCACGACGCCGTCGACCCTGCGGTCACGCGCCTCCTGCTCCAGCGCTTCCAACAACCGGGCGCCCACGCGCGCCTTGCGGTGCGCCTTGAGCACCGCCATGCGGCCAATCTGCGCCCACCGCCCCGTCTCACCGGGAGGAGGCTCTGGCAGCATCACCAGGCGTCCCGTTCCAATGGCGTGTCCGCCCTGGAACGCCAGGACGTGGTAGGCCTTCGCGTCCTCGTCATCCCGCTCGATGCCCTCGGGGACGTGCTGCTCCTCGATGAACACGACCTCGCGGATGGCGAGCGACTGAAACAGCTCAGCTTCGGTACGAATCTGGGCGATGGTAACCGGCTGGGGGTTGTCCGGGTTCGGCATGTCGCCGGGCAAGGTACACAAAACCCGGCGGCGCAGACAGGTGAAAAGGCGGCGTGACACGGGAAGTTTCCGGACAGCCGAGGGACCCGCCCCCGTTCCGCCCGCCCGCCTTCCTCCCGTGAGCCCAGGGCCGCTCGTGGTACCCTCGGACGTGATGCGATCCTCCCTCCTCGCACTCGTCCTCGGACTCACCGCTCTTCCCGCCGCCGCCCAACCGGAGGTCATCTTCGGCTCCGGACAGGACGTGCCCAACATCAAGGAGGAGGACTTCGACCGCCGCTTCCTCAAGACGGGCTTCTACCAGGGCCTGACCCAGGGGACGAACGATCCCAACTGCGCCCTGCTGCTCGGCGGCATGCTCACGCTGCTCGGGGAAACAGCCCCGATGCTGCACAAGCGGGACGAGAACTTCTTCCTGGACCCGCAGCTCGTCCAGGCGCTCAACACCCAGCTCAGCTCCCCTCGCTTCCAGGCCCAGCCGTACTTCGTGGCCATGGTGCGGCGCGTGCTCATCGATCACAAGCTGCCCGCGAGCTGGTTCCAGACCGCCTCCACCCTGGGCCCACTGGTGCTCACCATCGACGTGGGCAAGCTGCGCTTCCTGTCCGAGGGCCTCCAGCCCATCGACAGCTTCTTCCTCACCCTGCCCACGCTGCGCGAGCGCTATGAAATCGAGGTGCGCCGCGCCAACGCCACCACCGCGCGCTCCGCCGAGAAGGCGTTCCGCGAGAACTACCTCGACAAGCAGGTGGCCTTCGGCAACGTGGAGCTGCTCGACGTGGCGGTGGAGCAGCCCAAGAAGCCCAAGAAGCGCAAGGGCCAGCCCGTCATCCTCGAGGAGGACACGCCCCCCACCGCCGTGGCCCGCATCGTGTGGTACCCGCCGGATCCCAACGCCGGGCAGCTCGAGATCTTCGGCGCGAAAAAGCGCCCCGAGGTGCGCATCACCGCGCGGCTCGCCCCCCAGCAGTACCTGGACCTGAGCCGCATTCCCAAGGGGGCCCGGTTGATGGTGCGCGGGCGCTTCTGGGCCTTCACCAAGGCCGTGGACGAGGTGGAACTGCGCGATGCGCTCATCTTCCAGGACCGCGACTGGAGCCAGGGCAATACCCTGGTGGACCCCAACGCCGTGGCCCAGTGCCGCTTCGCGGTGAATGATCTGATGGGCGCGGCTCCCGTCCAGCAGGGCGCCTTCGGACAACCGGGGGCCTTCGGCCAGCCGCGCCGCTAGGTTCACGAGCCCCACGGGCGTCCCGGCAGCGAGCCTCCCGTCCGAGGGGGGAGAGCGCCGCCGGGAGCAGCCCACCCAGAAGCCCCTGGCACGAGCCGTGCTCCCACGCGGGGAAAATCCCAACGCCGCGAGGGAGCATGAAGATCGAGGGTCGTCCCGAGGCAGTCCCCACCCGGTCCGCGCCGGGCAAGGGTCGGTTCCAGGAGCAGGTGAGGAAGGGCACGCCAGAACTGGCGAAACGTCCCCCGCCGGGAGGAACGGGGGCCCGTACCATCCCCACGACCGTGCGGAGCGCCCCCGGAGTCCGCGCGCTCGCCAGCGCCCTCCAGGTCCCTTCACACGGAGCCTTCGCCAGCGCCGAACACCTCGGGCAGGTGCGACGGGGCGCCACCGCCGAGGCCCACCGGCTGAGCGATGCACGGGGGGAAGCCCACCAGACGCATCGGGAGCGGGTCCTCCACCGGCTGAGTGATCTCATCGCCCACGAACTCTCGAGAGAGCCGGGCGTCGGGCCCCCGACCGTGCGCGACACGCCCGCGGCCCGCGGCCCAGAGACGCCCCCGCCCCTCGTTCCGGCGGAACTCGCCCAGGCGCTCGCCGGGCCGCGGCCCGAAGGACCTACCGTGGGCACCCGGGCCAGCGAGGCCAGTGGCCTGTCCGAACCCCGGGTTCAGGCGACGCTGGAGCTCATCGAGAAGATCGACCTGTTTGTGAAATCTCAGCGGCCCGCGCTCGCCATGCGCCTGGGCGGAGCCCTCGACGCCACCGTGGAGGTGGAGCGCACGGGCACGCGCGAGGTGGCACTGCGCATCCAGGGCCGACGCGGACCCCTGGCGCCGGGGGAGCTGACACGCATCCGGGAGGCACTGGCCTCGCGGGGACTCTCGCTAAGCGCCCTGTCGAACACCTGAGCGCCCCGAGCGGGCATGGGAAAGGCCCCGCCGCCCGGGGCCGCGGGGCCTTCCCTGAATCCTACCCGTGAGGACTACTTACCGGGCGCGGCGTCCAACATCCCGCGCTTGCCCTTCGCATCCTTGAACTCCTCGGCCTCGGGCAGCGAGCTCTTCTTCTCCGCGATGTTCGGCCACTTCGTGGAGAAGTCCGCGTTCAGCGTCTTGTACTCCGCCCACTCCTTGGGCAGCTCCGACTCGGGGAAGATCGCCTTCGTCGGGCAGACGGGCTCGCAGGCACCGCAGTCGATGCACTCGTCCGGGTGGATGACCAGGAAGTTGGCGCCCTCGTAGAAGCAGTTGACGGGGCACACCTCGACACAGTCGGTGTACTTGCACTTGATGCAAGGCTCGGCGACGACATAAGCCATGGAAATCTCCTCTTGGGACAGAACCGTGCGCGCGCACAGTAGTGGGTTGCGAAGGGGGTTGGCACTCCCAATCTGAGCGCCCCTCCTCTACCTCATCTCAGTAGACCCTGGGCATGCATCAGTTCGGCGACCAGGATGGCCCCCTTGGCCGCTCCCATCTTGGTGTTGTGCGACACCAGCACGTACTTGAACCCGTTAG from Melittangium boletus DSM 14713 includes the following:
- a CDS encoding ATP-grasp domain-containing protein, encoding MKITILSRSASISSTKRLVEAARARGHQVRVLNPVRVEMHLDGRKAHLYYRRRKLAPCDVVIPRIAQSVNNYGLAVVNQFAMSGIPLLNTARAIAESRNKMRSLQLLSAHGIGIPATVMARDAADLKAMVGLVGGVPVLVKLLQGQEKRGVMVCESLQSLEAALEAILGLGHNLIVQQYVKHSGQDVRVLVVGGKAVAAVRRRPRVGRLSYTLNRGARLEKLELTASQRTAAEKTASLVGLEVAAVDLLDVQEGHPKVFEVNSSPALPEMEAATGLDLADIIIERAEKLAAGTAEIGSPEPGPVASSRRKRTSRVRT
- the cglB gene encoding adventurous gliding motility lipoprotein CglB: MRAKLTLLSLMAMGTLGGVIASGCQTYDFEPVDPLAISQTTETRVITARASKPNLMLLVDTSGSMTAPVDPSRPGCKQGAEICGSEVNPCNTTLCPTRWSELQDAMKDFLDSSGTLARIGLTTYPDESEGDSCGASTSLSVPLPAEELEDPATLTANAGLVKSRLLAIKNSSTTGEQVPVGGTPTSVSLNYVGSRPELQSQNRSSFVLLLTDGLPNCNAQFETPYPDPGCFCTLTSCDFAQDIGCLDTNASVRAVRDLKAKNIQTIVIGFGADFNSSSESGRRGVATLNGMAEAGGFARSCKSNAECGAGDTCEAATGLCTRRFYQAANKTELVNALKEITEKVVVDEPCVLSFDPTQQPNSEELVVVFLNKERLSPGTNTWNLTDTGIVFNGTTCERIKASTPANPVNIEVRAIQRR
- a CDS encoding DsrE family protein; protein product: MAGRVFFFLQHATYEPAFQAATMGITAVAMGDEVYFVFAFEALRALVEGRFGEPRGERELAESARALELGVPLPARMLAEARELGARLVACDTTVRICGYASEELKGPLDEVMGLASLWRLTDGARTLAL
- a CDS encoding HEAT repeat domain-containing protein translates to MISFALAAWLLVAPAAAAPATPDSATAPGALHGRVLRMLDSSKTPPREADWAPLGPEALGELLALARDPQAPEAQRTRAVAALTVVAHPEAAQHLAELLRTPTLPSSLRATAVLALQRRAGLGALPVLAPLLEDGDALVRSTAARALGRMGSAEARRVLEDRLALEEHAEVREALQQGLSDVEP
- a CDS encoding HAD family hydrolase; translated protein: MRPTVLLFDIDGTLIDNAGSGRRAMDLAFHALHQRRDACDSFSLSGMTDQAIVRKALEIIGVPATPEAISTVIDTYLQHLVQEVHRVTDTHYRLHVGMREAVDAALARPGFAVGLGTGNVREGARIKLERVGIHDRFSFGGFGCDHESRVELIRHGARTGAAQLGVSVEACRVVVIGDTPKDVDAAKGIGAACIGVGTGHYTPEQLLAAGADHAFADFTHREALATLLGEH
- the hrpB gene encoding ATP-dependent helicase HrpB; protein product: MADVALPIDPLLPQLVTTLRASSSLVLEAPPGAGKTTRVPRALLEAGIGQGKEIVVLQPRRLPTRLAANRVSEEIGERVGDTVGYQVRFEDVRGPKTRLSFVTEGVLGRRLLSDPTLRDVSVVVLDEFHERHLSADISLALLRRLQQGPRPDLKIVVMSATLEAAPISAYLGGCPTLRSEGRRFDVSVEYLPTPDERYLDAQVLSGIKRLHANGLDGDVLVFLPGAGEIRRARDACAEFAERHDIELLPLHGDLSPAEQDRAVRRSSRRKIILSTNVAETSVTIDGVAAVIDSGLARVASHSPWSGLPILKLAKVSRASATQRAGRAGRTRSGHCLRLYTQHDFDGRPEQDAPEIRRMDLAETVLSLRASGIRDLGAFPFFEPPPAASLEAAENLLRRLGAVTPDGKVTDVGQRLLRFPLHPRQARIIVEGERRGVGADAALLASLVGERDIRREARTQMSGPGRAAHVVAGPSDLLELLERFRQAERAQFSSGRVQSLSLEPGAVQAVDRVQRQLRRAVREQASKPATPEAMEQALMLSVLAGYPDRVARRRKPRAPDLLLFGGGTAQLSETSAVQEPELMVAVDIEERPGRGVIVRLASAVEPEWLLDLYPDALEELDTLQWNAEARRVERITRLAYGNLVLEETRAPAPPSEEAARVLVEQALAAGPGRFADPEALQNWRTRVALLAQSFPEAGFPTVDEPFMRDALASLCTGARSFADLEGVSLLDALQARLTKEQARLLAQHTPEKVSLPGGRQAKVNYEPGKPPWVESRLQDFFGMVQGPSVCAGRVPLVLHLLAPNMRAVQVTTDLAGFWERHYPALRKELCRKYPRHSWPEEPRHAQTPAERGRRI
- a CDS encoding GNAT family N-acetyltransferase; this encodes MPNPDNPQPVTIAQIRTEAELFQSLAIREVVFIEEQHVPEGIERDDEDAKAYHVLAFQGGHAIGTGRLVMLPEPPPGETGRWAQIGRMAVLKAHRKARVGARLLEALEQEARDRRVDGVVLHSQLYALEFYKKMGYAPVGEVFDEAGIDHLEMRKRF
- the fdxA gene encoding ferredoxin FdxA — encoded protein: MAYVVAEPCIKCKYTDCVEVCPVNCFYEGANFLVIHPDECIDCGACEPVCPTKAIFPESELPKEWAEYKTLNADFSTKWPNIAEKKSSLPEAEEFKDAKGKRGMLDAAPGK